In Panacibacter ginsenosidivorans, the following proteins share a genomic window:
- the mreC gene encoding rod shape-determining protein MreC → MRNIFLFIRRFFNLILFLVLQGTAIYILTNYNKTHQAVLGAVANEVTGSISTKYNNIEYYFHLKKTNDSLVKENARLHNMQPSSFESADTTNTIKVDSLLKDTMGTRKFLFMEAKVVNSSVSQENNYITLHRGAKQGVKTDMAVIGPDGIVGKVILVSDNYSRVMSLLNRKSKVNAMLKKGFYTGDLEWDGKDPSYLTLSSISKSAKVQKGDTVLTSNVSQELSFPPGLMVGTIAEIIPDPGSSFLTLKIRSATNFYSLQYVYLTENLQWQEQKELEAKTPKD, encoded by the coding sequence GTGCGTAATATCTTTCTTTTCATAAGGCGTTTCTTTAACCTCATTCTGTTCCTTGTATTGCAGGGCACAGCGATTTATATTCTTACCAACTACAACAAAACGCACCAGGCTGTCTTAGGTGCAGTAGCCAATGAGGTTACAGGAAGCATCAGCACAAAGTATAATAACATTGAATACTACTTTCACTTAAAGAAGACCAATGATTCTTTGGTAAAAGAAAATGCAAGGCTGCATAATATGCAGCCTTCCAGTTTTGAAAGCGCTGATACAACCAATACAATCAAAGTTGATAGTTTGCTTAAAGACACCATGGGTACCAGGAAATTTCTTTTCATGGAAGCGAAGGTGGTAAACAGCTCTGTATCGCAGGAGAACAATTATATCACTTTACACCGTGGTGCAAAGCAAGGAGTAAAAACTGATATGGCTGTTATTGGTCCGGATGGTATTGTTGGTAAAGTGATTCTTGTAAGTGATAATTATAGTCGTGTTATGAGCCTGCTGAACAGGAAGAGCAAAGTGAATGCGATGCTTAAGAAAGGCTTTTATACCGGCGACCTTGAATGGGATGGTAAAGACCCTTCTTACTTAACATTAAGCAGTATATCCAAAAGTGCGAAAGTACAAAAAGGTGATACGGTGCTTACCAGTAATGTGTCGCAGGAACTGAGTTTTCCGCCTGGTTTAATGGTTGGTACTATAGCAGAAATTATTCCTGATCCGGGCAGCAGTTTCCTTACTTTGAAAATAAGGTCTGCTACAAATTTTTACAGCCTGCAGTATGTTTATTTAACTGAGAATCTTCAATGGCAAGAACAGAAAGAATTAGAAGCTAAAACACCAAAAGATTAA
- a CDS encoding rod shape-determining protein — translation MGIFNFFTQEIAMDLGTANTLIIHNEEIVVNEPSIVALNRNNLKEVLAVGKRALMMHEKTHESIRTVRPLKDGVIADFNAAELMIREMIKMIYPKKPLFPPSWRMMICIPSSITEVEKRAVRDSAEQAGAKEVYLIHEPMAAALGIGIDVEEPVGNMIIDIGGGTTGITVIALAGIVCDQSIRIAGDEFTADIMEALRRYHSLLIGERTAEQIKIQIGAAMKDLENPPDDIPVNGRDLVTGIPKQIMVSFQEIAEALDKSIFKIEEAILKALETTPPELAADIYRRGLYLTGGGALLRGLDKRLSQKIKLPVHIADDPLKSVVRGTGLALKNYQRYPFVMR, via the coding sequence ATGGGAATTTTTAATTTTTTTACACAGGAGATAGCGATGGATCTTGGTACGGCCAACACCCTGATCATCCATAACGAAGAAATTGTAGTTAATGAACCTTCTATAGTTGCCCTTAACAGGAATAACCTGAAAGAAGTTTTGGCTGTTGGTAAACGTGCATTGATGATGCATGAAAAAACGCATGAAAGTATCCGGACAGTGCGTCCGCTGAAAGATGGTGTGATCGCCGATTTCAATGCGGCTGAATTGATGATAAGGGAAATGATCAAAATGATCTATCCCAAGAAACCGTTGTTTCCGCCAAGCTGGAGAATGATGATCTGTATTCCATCTTCTATTACCGAAGTGGAAAAACGTGCAGTTAGAGATAGTGCAGAGCAGGCGGGAGCAAAAGAAGTTTACCTGATACATGAACCTATGGCTGCTGCGCTTGGTATTGGCATTGATGTGGAAGAGCCTGTTGGTAATATGATCATTGATATTGGTGGTGGTACAACAGGTATTACTGTAATTGCGCTTGCAGGTATTGTGTGTGATCAGTCTATTCGTATTGCGGGTGATGAGTTCACTGCAGATATTATGGAAGCACTGCGTCGTTATCACAGTTTATTGATTGGTGAAAGAACTGCAGAGCAAATAAAAATACAGATAGGTGCTGCAATGAAGGACCTGGAAAATCCACCGGATGATATTCCTGTAAATGGTCGTGACCTTGTAACAGGTATTCCAAAACAGATCATGGTAAGTTTTCAGGAAATTGCAGAAGCATTGGACAAATCAATTTTTAAAATAGAAGAAGCTATCCTGAAAGCGCTGGAAACAACACCTCCCGAACTGGCAGCAGATATTTATCGCCGTGGTTTATATTTAACTGGTGGTGGTGCATTGCTGCGTGGTTTGGATAAACGTTTAAGCCAGAAAATAAAATTACCTGTACATATTGCAGACGATCCATTAAAGAGCGTTGTGCGCGGTACAGGCCTTGCATTGAAGAACTACCAGCGGTATCCTTTTGTAATGAGATAA
- the gcvT gene encoding glycine cleavage system aminomethyltransferase GcvT, whose protein sequence is MMKNTPFTEKHIALGAKMAEFAGYNMPISYSGINDEHAAVRNNAGVFDVSHMGEFILKGEQALDLIQRVTTNDASKLTNGKAQYSALTNNEGGIVDDLIVYCIEENKVYMLVVNASNIEKDWNWINSQNTNNAEMHNISDKTCLLAIQGPNACKILQPLTDLDIMNLKYYTFVKGTFAGVENVLISATGYTGSGGVEIYFEDKDDCAEKIWNTIFEVGAASNIKPIGLAARDTLRLEMGYCLYGNDIDDTTSPLEAGLGWITKLNKTTNFIAKEILEKQKVEGIRRKLVGFEMIDRGIPRHHYQIVDKDNNVIGYVTSGTQAPSLGKAIGLGYVTVEHAALDSEIFISIRNNAVRAKVVKVPFA, encoded by the coding sequence ATGATGAAGAATACACCGTTTACAGAAAAACATATTGCATTGGGTGCAAAGATGGCTGAGTTTGCAGGTTATAATATGCCTATTAGTTATAGCGGCATCAATGATGAACATGCAGCTGTTCGCAACAATGCAGGCGTTTTTGATGTAAGCCACATGGGGGAATTTATTTTGAAAGGTGAGCAGGCACTTGATCTTATACAACGCGTTACTACCAACGATGCATCGAAACTTACTAACGGTAAAGCGCAATATTCCGCACTAACCAATAATGAAGGCGGTATTGTTGATGATTTGATTGTGTATTGCATTGAAGAAAACAAAGTGTATATGCTGGTGGTAAATGCATCGAATATTGAAAAGGACTGGAATTGGATCAACAGTCAAAATACCAATAATGCAGAAATGCATAACATCAGTGATAAGACCTGCCTGCTTGCGATACAAGGGCCTAATGCCTGTAAAATTTTGCAACCGCTTACTGATCTTGATATCATGAATTTAAAATATTACACGTTTGTAAAAGGAACTTTTGCAGGTGTGGAAAATGTATTGATCAGCGCTACGGGTTATACGGGCAGTGGTGGCGTAGAAATTTATTTTGAAGACAAAGATGATTGTGCAGAAAAAATATGGAACACTATTTTTGAAGTAGGCGCAGCGTCTAATATAAAACCCATCGGTCTTGCTGCAAGAGATACATTGCGTTTGGAAATGGGTTATTGCTTATACGGCAATGACATTGATGATACAACATCGCCACTTGAAGCTGGTCTTGGCTGGATAACCAAACTAAACAAAACAACCAATTTCATTGCTAAAGAAATTTTGGAAAAACAAAAGGTGGAAGGCATCAGGAGAAAGCTGGTTGGCTTTGAAATGATCGACCGCGGCATTCCTCGCCATCATTATCAAATTGTAGATAAAGACAATAATGTTATCGGCTACGTTACAAGCGGCACACAGGCTCCATCGCTTGGAAAAGCTATAGGGCTTGGATATGTAACTGTTGAACACGCTGCGCTGGATAGTGAAATATTTATTTCTATCCGCAACAATGCAGTAAGAGCGAAAGTGGTAAAAGTTCCTTTTGCATAG
- a CDS encoding SRPBCC family protein: MPVIHLTTIIKAPKKHVFDLSRSIDLHQQSMELTNEKAVAGRTTGLIEEGETVTWQAKHFFKTRSLTVKITSMQSYDHFTDEMVEGDFKSMHHEHHFSFEQGCTTMKDSFTFEAPFGILGKVVCKFFLTGYMKRLLQERNKFIKKYAETVKTGKH; the protein is encoded by the coding sequence ATGCCAGTTATTCATTTAACCACTATTATTAAGGCTCCCAAAAAACATGTATTTGACTTAAGTCGTAGCATAGATTTGCACCAGCAGAGCATGGAGCTTACCAATGAAAAAGCGGTTGCAGGCAGAACAACAGGCCTAATTGAAGAAGGCGAAACAGTAACATGGCAGGCAAAACATTTCTTCAAAACAAGATCATTAACTGTAAAAATTACATCCATGCAGTCTTATGATCATTTTACAGATGAAATGGTAGAAGGTGATTTCAAAAGTATGCATCATGAACATCATTTTAGTTTTGAACAAGGTTGCACAACTATGAAAGATAGCTTCACATTTGAAGCGCCATTTGGTATTTTAGGCAAAGTAGTTTGTAAGTTTTTTCTAACAGGTTATATGAAAAGACTGCTGCAGGAACGAAATAAGTTTATAAAAAAATATGCTGAAACAGTTAAAACGGGTAAGCATTAA
- a CDS encoding septal ring lytic transglycosylase RlpA family protein, which translates to MNKPNLLFYIFLLFSVCMFSCSRSLVESGKASYYADKFDGRKTASGAVFSQHKLTAAHKTLPFGTKVKVTNLSNGKTVKVRINDRGPFVEGRIIDLSKKAAQKIALTTAGVAEVEIKYKKKKSS; encoded by the coding sequence ATGAATAAACCTAATTTGCTTTTTTACATTTTCTTATTGTTCTCAGTTTGCATGTTTTCCTGTAGTCGCAGTTTAGTGGAATCAGGCAAAGCATCTTATTATGCAGATAAATTTGATGGCCGCAAAACAGCCAGCGGCGCTGTTTTCAGCCAACATAAACTAACAGCGGCACACAAAACTTTACCTTTTGGTACTAAAGTAAAAGTGACCAATCTTTCAAATGGTAAAACAGTGAAGGTAAGGATCAATGACCGGGGACCTTTTGTGGAAGGACGTATTATAGACCTTAGTAAAAAAGCCGCACAAAAAATAGCGCTAACAACTGCAGGTGTGGCTGAAGTAGAAATAAAATACAAAAAGAAAAAGAGTTCCTGA
- a CDS encoding glycosyltransferase, with amino-acid sequence MKRIICSVTNDLTYDQRMQRICNTLAANGFEVTLVGRKMYNSIVLAEQSFKQKRLRCFFQSGFTFYVEYNIRLFFYLLFKKADILYAVDLDTILPVYFASAIKGKKKIYDAHELFTEQKEIITRPTVHKFWLAIERFTVPKFKYGYTVNIFIKEELRRRYNVDYSIIRNLPKYYSLTPSLCGEGLGMRFVIYQGAVNEGRSFETLIPALKQVDAPLKIYGKGNFFEQTKQLIITNKLEDKIELAGYVVPLQLKKLTQQAYIGLTLFEKTGLNQYYSLSNRFFDYIMAGIPQVCVNYPEYKAINDEYNIALMIDDTNEQTIADALNRLLNDNILYEQLKQNCVIAREQLNWQSEEKKLIAFFSLINPS; translated from the coding sequence TTGAAAAGAATTATCTGCTCAGTCACCAATGATCTTACTTACGATCAGCGCATGCAACGCATTTGTAACACGCTGGCTGCAAATGGCTTTGAAGTAACATTGGTTGGCAGGAAAATGTATAACTCTATAGTACTTGCAGAACAAAGCTTCAAACAAAAAAGACTTCGCTGTTTTTTTCAGTCAGGTTTTACTTTTTATGTAGAATATAATATTCGGTTGTTTTTTTATCTTTTGTTTAAAAAGGCAGATATCCTTTATGCCGTAGATCTTGATACTATTCTCCCTGTTTATTTTGCTTCAGCAATTAAAGGCAAAAAGAAAATATACGATGCGCATGAATTATTTACTGAACAGAAAGAAATAATTACAAGGCCAACAGTGCACAAGTTCTGGCTGGCAATAGAAAGATTTACAGTTCCAAAATTCAAATATGGTTATACGGTGAATATTTTTATTAAAGAGGAATTGAGAAGAAGATACAATGTTGATTACAGCATTATAAGAAATCTGCCTAAATATTATTCTCTTACCCCCTCTCTTTGCGGAGAGGGTTTAGGGATGAGGTTTGTTATTTACCAGGGCGCAGTAAATGAAGGCAGAAGTTTTGAAACACTGATACCGGCATTGAAACAGGTTGATGCGCCTTTAAAAATATATGGCAAAGGGAATTTCTTTGAACAAACAAAACAATTGATCATAACCAATAAACTTGAAGATAAAATAGAATTAGCAGGCTATGTGGTTCCACTACAACTGAAAAAGTTAACACAGCAAGCCTATATTGGTTTAACCCTTTTTGAAAAAACCGGACTTAATCAATATTACTCACTTAGCAACCGCTTCTTTGATTACATTATGGCAGGTATACCGCAGGTTTGCGTAAACTATCCTGAATATAAAGCTATTAACGACGAATATAATATTGCATTGATGATCGACGATACAAATGAACAAACAATCGCTGATGCATTGAACAGATTATTAAACGATAATATTTTGTATGAACAGTTGAAGCAAAATTGCGTTATAGCTAGAGAACAACTGAACTGGCAATCGGAAGAAAAAAAACTAATTGCATTTTTTAGTCTGATAAACCCGTCTTAA
- a CDS encoding glycosyltransferase, translating to MDKHLHIISLDVPWPVNYGGVYDLFYKLPALQAQGVKIHLHCFDNGRGEQPELDKYCQEVRYYPRNTGHKGFTTNLPYIVASRKNETLLSNLLKDDYPIFMEGVHSTYITLDKRFNNRRKFVRIHNVEYEYYKQLYNCATAVFKKLYFLWESKLLKKYEQQLVHHATAFWSVTEKDAEYYRNELHCNTMDYLPLFLPPWEVTCKEGMGAYCLYHGDLSVAANDYAVKWLLEKVFHDLDLPVVIAGKDPSKSLEDLVHENANACIVANPSGKEMQDMISKAHINILPCFNNTGIKIKLVNALYNGRHCVVNDAMVSGTSLGELCHVVETADAFRERIQLLYHQPFTQTETEARKKILYKHFNNETGAKQMVKWIWETYK from the coding sequence TTGGATAAGCACTTACATATTATAAGTCTCGATGTGCCATGGCCGGTAAATTATGGTGGTGTATATGACCTTTTCTATAAACTTCCGGCATTGCAGGCACAAGGCGTAAAAATTCATTTACATTGTTTTGATAATGGGCGTGGCGAACAACCCGAACTGGATAAATATTGCCAAGAAGTGCGTTATTATCCACGCAATACGGGGCATAAAGGGTTTACAACAAATCTACCTTATATCGTTGCCAGCAGAAAAAATGAAACGCTCTTGAGCAACCTGTTGAAAGATGACTACCCTATATTTATGGAAGGCGTACACAGCACGTATATCACGCTGGATAAGCGTTTTAATAATCGAAGAAAATTTGTACGCATTCACAATGTAGAATATGAATACTATAAACAACTCTACAATTGCGCCACAGCAGTATTTAAAAAATTATACTTTCTCTGGGAAAGTAAACTACTTAAAAAATACGAGCAGCAACTGGTACATCATGCAACAGCATTCTGGTCGGTAACGGAAAAAGATGCAGAGTATTATCGAAATGAATTGCATTGCAATACCATGGATTATTTGCCCTTGTTTCTTCCACCATGGGAGGTAACCTGCAAAGAAGGTATGGGCGCCTATTGTTTGTATCATGGAGATCTTAGCGTTGCGGCAAATGATTATGCGGTAAAATGGCTACTGGAAAAAGTTTTTCATGATCTTGACCTGCCGGTGGTAATTGCCGGCAAAGATCCTTCCAAATCTTTAGAAGACCTGGTACATGAAAATGCAAATGCATGCATTGTAGCAAATCCATCCGGCAAAGAAATGCAGGATATGATCTCCAAAGCACATATTAATATACTCCCATGCTTTAATAATACAGGCATTAAAATAAAATTAGTGAATGCATTGTATAATGGAAGGCATTGTGTGGTTAACGATGCGATGGTAAGTGGCACTTCTCTTGGAGAATTATGTCATGTTGTTGAAACAGCAGATGCATTTAGGGAAAGAATTCAGCTACTATATCACCAACCCTTTACACAAACAGAAACTGAAGCGAGAAAAAAAATATTATATAAACATTTCAATAATGAAACCGGAGCAAAGCAAATGGTAAAATGGATTTGGGAGACTTATAAGTAG
- a CDS encoding cell division ATP-binding protein FtsE — translation MAEAIVSVRNVNIYQGNNLILQNVNFEVNRGEFVYLVGKTGTGKSSLLKTLYGELQLKEGEASVAGFNLKEMTWKKVPFLRRNLGVVFQDFQLLTDRNVHENLRFVLKATGWKDEKLIEEKINDVLDKVGLKSKGFKMPFEMSGGEQQRVDIARALLNSPKLILADEPTGNLDPETSDEIMQLLFAISKDYGTAVIMATHDFIVISKNPARILKTERGKVFDSAVTEV, via the coding sequence ATGGCAGAAGCAATAGTAAGTGTTAGAAATGTAAATATATACCAGGGTAATAATCTTATTTTACAGAATGTGAATTTTGAGGTTAACCGTGGTGAGTTTGTCTACCTTGTTGGTAAGACGGGCACAGGTAAAAGTAGCCTGTTAAAAACACTATATGGAGAACTACAATTAAAAGAAGGTGAGGCAAGTGTTGCTGGTTTCAACCTGAAAGAAATGACCTGGAAAAAAGTACCGTTTCTGCGCAGAAACCTTGGTGTAGTGTTTCAGGATTTTCAACTGCTTACAGACCGTAATGTTCATGAGAATCTTCGTTTTGTGCTGAAGGCAACAGGCTGGAAAGATGAAAAGCTGATTGAAGAAAAAATAAATGATGTGCTTGATAAGGTGGGTTTGAAAAGCAAAGGGTTTAAAATGCCTTTTGAAATGAGTGGCGGTGAGCAACAACGTGTGGATATTGCAAGAGCTTTGCTCAACTCTCCTAAATTAATATTGGCTGATGAACCTACCGGCAATCTTGACCCGGAGACCAGCGATGAAATTATGCAATTGCTTTTTGCGATTAGTAAAGATTATGGCACCGCTGTAATTATGGCTACGCATGACTTTATAGTAATAAGTAAAAACCCTGCACGGATTTTAAAAACAGAAAGGGGTAAAGTATTTGATAGTGCGGTGACTGAGGTTTAG
- a CDS encoding FtsX-like permease family protein: MFKTYCKTALKYLWHHKAFSAINIVGLATGLCVCFFALLYVNFELSYDSFNKNADSIYRLVTDVQTQTGIDYQSTSAPMGPALQAAFPEVKASTRIFLDNLIIQKDENNFADETIAYADGSLFDVFTLPLLNGKPSKALEAPYTIVLSETAAKKYFGTDNPVGKTLLLDGKFPAVVTGLMKDIPYNSHFRVDILVSMSTLLKEWNTNMATNWTRFGFYTYLLLPENYNIDKLSSRLHTFIDQHIERSVTKYTLALEPLRSVYLYGKSRGSRTGSSVHGNINNVYIFSIVSLFVLIIGAINFINLATAFSLKRAKETGVRKILGASRKQLILQYLIDAFVLSLAAYFLACILCFLLLPLFNNVSGKVISQSIFEQPLYLLLLFCIALITGLFSGIYPALFLSGFQPVASLKGRLIAGFKGIEIRKALVVTQFSISIILIVATIVVYNQLDYMRNQDLGFKKDHMLVIDFHFNERILAHTEIVKQQLKEIPGVTFASIGSAVPGKANRKLSLDIENNNGDMVKADWDLYAVDKDFLQQYNINIVAGRNFSPLIISDTTAAIIINEAATKALGYKNPAEAIGKRFAQKGSSGLITGVIKDFHFRSYAEDIQPLAIKMSPWFFTFITLNVSSNDISETINKIEHTWKSIAPGLPLIYNFSDETYDAQYKDEARFGKLFICLATIAVFISCLGLYGLSAFSIAQRTKEIGIRKILGATSLNIVNNLSKDFFKLVLLAIIIASPLAWILMHKWLESNYAYRISISWWVFITAGIIAATIAFLTVCFHTVKAATANPVNSLRTE, encoded by the coding sequence ATGTTTAAAACTTATTGCAAAACAGCTTTAAAATATTTGTGGCATCATAAAGCGTTCTCAGCTATTAATATTGTTGGGCTTGCAACTGGTTTATGCGTTTGCTTTTTTGCTTTGCTATATGTCAACTTCGAACTTAGCTATGATAGTTTTAATAAAAACGCTGACAGTATTTACAGGTTGGTTACAGATGTACAAACGCAAACCGGAATCGATTATCAAAGCACATCTGCTCCCATGGGACCTGCGCTGCAGGCAGCATTTCCTGAAGTTAAAGCTTCAACAAGAATTTTCCTTGACAACCTGATAATACAAAAAGATGAAAATAATTTTGCTGACGAAACGATTGCTTATGCGGATGGTTCGTTATTTGATGTTTTTACATTGCCTTTACTCAACGGAAAACCCAGCAAGGCGCTGGAAGCTCCTTATACAATTGTATTATCAGAAACTGCAGCAAAAAAATATTTTGGTACAGATAATCCTGTAGGTAAGACATTGCTGCTGGATGGCAAATTTCCGGCTGTCGTTACTGGTCTTATGAAAGACATACCCTATAATTCGCACTTTAGAGTAGACATACTTGTATCCATGTCTACTTTATTAAAAGAGTGGAATACAAACATGGCAACTAACTGGACAAGATTTGGCTTTTATACGTACCTGTTACTTCCTGAAAATTATAATATTGATAAATTAAGTTCGCGTCTACACACATTTATTGACCAGCATATAGAACGTTCTGTAACAAAATATACATTGGCATTGGAGCCATTAAGATCTGTTTATTTATATGGTAAATCCCGCGGTTCCAGAACAGGTAGTTCTGTTCATGGCAATATCAATAATGTATATATTTTTTCAATAGTATCATTGTTTGTCCTCATTATTGGGGCCATTAACTTTATCAATCTTGCTACAGCTTTTTCATTAAAGCGTGCAAAGGAAACAGGCGTACGAAAAATATTGGGTGCTTCGAGAAAACAGTTAATCCTTCAGTATCTTATTGATGCATTCGTTCTCAGTCTTGCTGCTTATTTTCTTGCTTGTATACTTTGTTTTTTATTACTTCCTTTATTCAATAATGTATCAGGTAAAGTGATCAGTCAAAGTATTTTTGAGCAACCACTGTACCTACTGCTACTATTTTGTATAGCGCTGATTACCGGCTTATTTTCAGGAATTTATCCAGCACTTTTCTTATCAGGTTTTCAGCCGGTTGCCAGTTTAAAGGGCCGCTTGATTGCAGGCTTTAAGGGCATTGAAATCAGGAAAGCTTTAGTCGTTACACAGTTTTCCATTTCCATTATTTTGATTGTTGCTACAATAGTTGTTTACAACCAACTTGATTATATGCGCAACCAGGATCTGGGTTTTAAAAAAGACCACATGCTGGTAATAGATTTCCATTTTAATGAAAGGATTCTTGCACATACAGAAATCGTAAAACAACAACTAAAAGAAATTCCCGGTGTTACATTCGCCAGTATTGGTTCCGCAGTTCCCGGAAAAGCAAACAGGAAATTATCACTGGATATAGAAAATAATAACGGTGATATGGTAAAAGCAGATTGGGATCTTTATGCCGTAGATAAAGATTTCCTGCAACAATACAATATCAACATAGTAGCCGGCAGAAATTTCTCTCCGCTGATAATTTCAGATACTACTGCTGCTATCATTATTAATGAAGCAGCGACAAAGGCATTGGGTTATAAAAATCCTGCAGAAGCTATTGGAAAACGTTTTGCCCAAAAAGGAAGCAGTGGGTTAATAACAGGTGTTATAAAGGACTTTCATTTTCGCTCTTATGCAGAAGACATCCAGCCTCTGGCAATAAAAATGTCTCCATGGTTTTTTACATTCATTACGCTGAATGTATCATCAAATGATATCAGTGAAACTATTAACAAAATTGAGCATACATGGAAGTCTATTGCACCCGGGTTACCGCTCATTTATAATTTCTCTGATGAAACATATGATGCCCAATACAAGGATGAAGCCCGTTTTGGCAAACTATTTATATGCCTTGCCACGATTGCTGTTTTTATTTCCTGTCTTGGTTTGTATGGATTGTCGGCCTTTAGTATTGCACAACGGACAAAAGAGATTGGTATCAGAAAGATCCTTGGCGCTACATCACTTAATATTGTAAACAACCTGTCAAAAGATTTTTTTAAACTGGTATTACTTGCCATTATTATTGCATCGCCTCTTGCCTGGATATTAATGCACAAATGGCTGGAGAGTAATTATGCTTACCGTATTTCAATTAGTTGGTGGGTATTTATAACAGCAGGTATTATTGCAGCAACCATTGCCTTTTTAACGGTATGCTTCCATACGGTAAAAGCTGCAACAGCAAACCCGGTAAACAGTTTAAGAACAGAATAA
- a CDS encoding BlaI/MecI/CopY family transcriptional regulator: MKTLTRAEEQIMQALWKIGKGFLKDIVEAMPNPKPHSNTVATLLKILIEKKFVETETYGRMHQYEPLVSKDTYSKNSLNTVVKGYFGGSFTKAVSFLVEENKLSVEELELLLQQLKKK, encoded by the coding sequence ATGAAAACATTAACAAGAGCAGAAGAACAAATCATGCAGGCTTTATGGAAAATTGGGAAAGGTTTTCTGAAAGATATAGTAGAAGCAATGCCAAATCCAAAGCCACATTCCAACACAGTAGCAACACTACTTAAAATTCTGATTGAGAAAAAGTTTGTGGAAACAGAAACTTATGGCCGCATGCACCAGTATGAGCCATTGGTTTCAAAAGACACTTATTCAAAAAATTCATTGAACACTGTAGTGAAAGGCTACTTCGGTGGATCTTTTACCAAAGCAGTTTCCTTCCTGGTAGAAGAAAATAAACTGAGTGTAGAGGAACTCGAACTTTTATTGCAACAACTTAAAAAGAAATAA